A window of the Isosphaera pallida ATCC 43644 genome harbors these coding sequences:
- the purB gene encoding adenylosuccinate lyase has protein sequence MSTPQPTASAHQTYDNPLAERYASRAMLELWSPQRKFSTWRRLWVALAEVQRELGLAISEAQIRAMSAHVETIDFAAAQAYETTLRHDVMAHVHAFGDQVPEARPIIHLGATSCYVTDNTDLILMRDALGMIRAQVAGVILTLGDFARRWRDLPCLGYTHFQPAQPLTVGKRATLWAYDLVHDLAELDHRIETLAFLGVKGTTGTQNSFLALFNGDHDKVRELDRRVAARFGFERLQPVSGQTYTRKLDARVLETLAGIAESGHRFGCDIRLLAHERELREPFESRQIGSSAMAYKRNPMRAERLCSLARYLRALPAAASETAATQWLERTLDDSAIRRIILPQGFLAADACLSLHHNIAAGLEVNPAVVARNLQRELPFMATEAILMAGVTAGGDRQELHEKIRVHSLAAADRLDQGERDNDLLERLANDPAFAQVDLVATLDPRRAVGRSPQQVDEFLETVVEPLRARFGDQRPTGRTIEV, from the coding sequence ATGTCCACCCCCCAACCCACCGCCTCCGCCCACCAAACTTATGACAACCCCCTGGCCGAACGCTACGCGAGCCGCGCCATGCTGGAGTTGTGGTCCCCCCAGCGCAAGTTCTCGACCTGGCGACGGCTCTGGGTCGCTCTGGCGGAGGTTCAACGCGAATTGGGTCTGGCGATAAGCGAGGCTCAGATTCGGGCCATGAGCGCGCATGTCGAAACCATCGACTTCGCCGCCGCCCAGGCGTATGAAACGACGTTGCGGCACGACGTCATGGCCCACGTCCACGCCTTCGGCGATCAAGTTCCCGAAGCCCGCCCCATCATCCACCTGGGCGCGACCAGTTGCTACGTCACTGACAATACTGATCTGATTCTGATGCGCGACGCATTGGGGATGATCCGCGCGCAGGTGGCCGGGGTGATTTTGACCCTGGGCGACTTCGCCCGTCGCTGGCGGGACCTGCCCTGTTTAGGCTACACCCACTTCCAACCGGCCCAGCCGCTGACAGTGGGCAAACGCGCGACGTTGTGGGCCTACGACCTGGTTCACGACCTAGCTGAGTTGGATCATCGCATCGAGACCCTGGCGTTCCTGGGAGTCAAGGGGACCACCGGCACCCAAAACAGCTTCCTCGCCCTGTTCAACGGTGACCACGACAAGGTCCGTGAGTTGGACCGGCGGGTGGCGGCGCGGTTCGGCTTCGAGCGTCTCCAGCCGGTCTCAGGCCAAACCTACACCCGCAAGCTCGACGCCCGTGTGCTGGAGACCCTCGCCGGGATCGCCGAGAGCGGTCATCGCTTCGGCTGCGACATTCGCCTGTTGGCTCACGAACGCGAACTCCGCGAACCGTTTGAGTCGCGTCAGATCGGCTCCTCGGCAATGGCCTACAAACGCAACCCAATGAGGGCCGAACGGCTCTGCTCCCTAGCCCGCTACCTTCGCGCCCTGCCGGCGGCCGCCTCGGAAACCGCCGCGACCCAGTGGCTCGAACGCACATTGGACGACAGCGCCATTCGTCGGATCATCCTGCCCCAGGGCTTCCTCGCCGCCGACGCCTGCCTCAGTCTACATCACAACATCGCGGCGGGTTTGGAGGTCAATCCAGCCGTGGTCGCCCGCAATCTCCAGCGCGAACTGCCGTTCATGGCCACCGAGGCGATCCTGATGGCCGGAGTGACCGCCGGCGGCGATCGTCAAGAGCTCCACGAGAAGATCCGCGTCCACTCCTTGGCCGCTGCCGACCGACTCGATCAGGGCGAACGCGACAACGATTTGCTGGAGCGGCTCGCCAACGACCCCGCTTTTGCCCAGGTTGATCTCGTCGCCACCCTTGATCCCCGACGCGCCGTGGGCCGCAGCCCCCAACAAGTGGACGAATTCTTGGAAACCGTCGTCGAACCCCTCCGCGCCCGCTTCGGCGATCAACGCCCGACAGGGCGAACAATTGAGGTTTAA
- a CDS encoding creatininase family protein — MNPHRLEETNLAEIRRHPPVKVAVLPLGATEPHNLHLPYGTDTFQVRVLAELACRKARREGAAVIELPAIPYGTESNLMRFPLAMNLQPSTLGRVVADLVDSLAAHGVPHCLLLNGHGGNDLKWLLRELTGRTPVNLFLCHWWKVGLDEAKRHFEDPGDHAGALETSMGLAHFPELVFLDQADDGATAQTRFTAINQGWVEITRPWHWLTTNSGAGNPREASADAGRAITERVASRVADFLIHLASEPVDERFPY, encoded by the coding sequence ATGAATCCTCACCGCCTCGAGGAAACGAATTTGGCCGAAATCCGCCGGCACCCGCCGGTTAAAGTGGCGGTGCTGCCGCTAGGAGCGACTGAACCCCACAACCTTCATCTGCCTTACGGCACCGACACGTTCCAGGTCCGCGTTCTGGCCGAGTTGGCCTGCCGCAAGGCGCGTCGGGAGGGAGCCGCAGTGATCGAACTGCCCGCGATTCCTTACGGCACCGAGTCCAACCTAATGCGGTTCCCGCTGGCGATGAACCTCCAACCCAGCACCCTGGGACGGGTGGTCGCCGATCTGGTTGATTCGCTAGCGGCTCACGGCGTACCCCACTGTTTGCTGCTCAATGGTCACGGCGGCAACGACCTGAAGTGGCTGCTCCGAGAACTCACCGGACGCACCCCGGTCAATCTGTTTTTATGTCACTGGTGGAAAGTGGGACTCGACGAGGCCAAACGGCACTTCGAAGACCCCGGCGACCACGCCGGCGCTCTTGAGACCAGCATGGGTTTGGCCCACTTTCCTGAACTCGTGTTCCTCGATCAGGCCGACGACGGCGCGACGGCCCAAACCCGGTTCACCGCGATCAACCAAGGGTGGGTGGAGATCACCCGTCCCTGGCATTGGCTGACCACCAACTCCGGCGCGGGCAACCCGCGGGAGGCCAGCGCCGACGCGGGACGGGCCATCACTGAACGAGTGGCCTCCCGCGTGGCCGACTTCTTGATTCACCTGGCGAGCGAGCCCGTCGATGAGCGCTTCCCCTACTGA
- a CDS encoding SCO family protein, whose translation MSASPTEIELPTYRQRFGESHPTRLGWRWVVWPALGVCCLAGCDPTSRPTSRQVVPDPPSAPAPASPSTSGSSSAAAFNVNLPPRDGEARYPITGVVRQVDRERGKIVARHDAIPGFMDVMTMPFELTNPEELDEVRPNDEFEAELVVIYKNGQVADYRLEGFVVTRFAPNTLTVSTKEGQLRVNQPAEEPPPPPSLLQVGEEAPEFVVTTQEGETLKLSDLRGNAVALTFIYTRCPLPNYCPKMNFRFREVAKLLEAAPKRAERIRLLSVSFDPARDDPATLAAFAKSIGARPPLWTFAVADHAELARVAPRFGLIYGPGRDEVIHNLCTVILDPQGRVVRLDVGSENDDRTATQMLGDLTRALRADNRHPPAIHGGEAGDTNAKASREEPLAHPEQPLDPSKAGS comes from the coding sequence ATGAGCGCTTCCCCTACTGAAATTGAACTCCCAACTTACCGGCAACGCTTCGGGGAATCCCATCCCACCCGTCTTGGGTGGAGATGGGTGGTGTGGCCGGCGCTTGGGGTGTGCTGCCTGGCGGGTTGCGACCCAACAAGCCGACCGACGTCCCGCCAAGTGGTGCCGGACCCGCCGTCGGCACCTGCTCCGGCTTCTCCTTCGACCTCGGGTTCGAGTTCGGCCGCCGCGTTTAACGTCAACCTCCCGCCCCGCGACGGCGAGGCCCGCTATCCGATCACCGGAGTCGTTCGCCAGGTGGATCGGGAACGTGGCAAGATCGTCGCGCGCCATGACGCCATTCCCGGCTTCATGGATGTGATGACGATGCCGTTTGAGCTGACCAACCCCGAGGAACTCGATGAGGTCCGTCCCAACGACGAATTCGAGGCCGAGTTGGTGGTGATCTACAAGAATGGTCAGGTCGCGGACTACCGCTTGGAGGGGTTCGTCGTCACCCGTTTCGCACCCAACACGCTGACGGTCTCGACCAAGGAGGGTCAACTTCGCGTGAACCAACCCGCTGAGGAACCCCCCCCGCCGCCTAGTCTGCTTCAAGTGGGTGAGGAGGCCCCCGAGTTCGTTGTGACCACGCAGGAGGGCGAAACCCTCAAACTGTCCGACCTACGGGGCAACGCGGTGGCGTTGACCTTCATCTACACCCGTTGCCCCTTGCCCAACTACTGCCCCAAGATGAACTTCCGCTTCCGCGAGGTGGCCAAATTGCTGGAGGCCGCACCCAAACGGGCCGAACGAATTCGGCTGCTCTCGGTCAGTTTCGATCCGGCGCGGGACGATCCGGCGACCCTGGCGGCCTTCGCCAAGTCGATCGGAGCCCGACCGCCGCTTTGGACCTTCGCCGTGGCCGACCACGCCGAACTCGCGCGAGTCGCCCCCCGGTTCGGTCTGATCTATGGACCGGGTCGGGATGAAGTGATCCACAACCTCTGCACCGTGATCCTCGACCCTCAGGGACGGGTGGTTCGGCTCGACGTTGGTTCCGAAAACGACGACCGAACCGCCACCCAAATGCTAGGCGATCTGACGCGGGCGTTGAGGGCGGACAATCGCCATCCTCCGGCTATCCACGGCGGCGAGGCCGGCGACACCAACGCCAAGGCCTCCCGTGAGGAACCACTGGCTCACCCGGAACAACCTCTCGATCCGTCCAAGGCGGGTTCCTGA